The sequence below is a genomic window from Pleurocapsa sp. PCC 7327.
GAAAGGGAGCTGAGCAAACAGTTAGTAAGCGGGCTGTTGCAAATTCCAGGCCTAACGCTGTACGGGATAGCCGATCCCGATCGCTTTGCGTGGCGAACTCCAACCGTCGCCATCCGACTCGCCGGACATACGCCTTATGCAGTTGCGAAAGCATTGGGCGATCGCGGGATTTTTACCTGGAATGGCAACTTTTATGCCCGCCATCTCACCGAACGGTTAGGCGTTGAGGCAAGTGGTGGATTGGTGCGCATTGGGCTGGTACATTACAATCATCTCGAAGAGATTCATTATTTGTTAAAAGTCTTGAAGGAAATTTCTGCCCTTGCTACATCTTGACCTACTGAAAAACACCCTCCGGTAAAATCGTAGGCACAAAGATAAAAAAGGGCTATGAAAAAAGAGACTTCCAGAAAAATTGATGCTAGCAGCAAGCTTCAAAAACCCTGGCTCGGAGCGCTTATCCCCCACAATTCAAAACCAGATTTTACCCGACCCCTTTTAGAGATTTCCGCCCAGGAACAACAACGGATCTTGGCTCGACTTAGCTTTCTCTACGGCGAAACCGAAGCTAAGAGATGGATGCCCGAACTAGAAAGGATTCTCAAAGTTTACTATGCCTATAAACACCAGGAGGCGATCGCAGCCGAACGAGAGTTCGATCGCTCTAACCGTTTTACGGAACGGGATCTGATTTTAATTACCTATGGGGATCTCTTACGGAGTAACAGTCGTTCTCCATTAGTAACTCTAGAGAGATTTATCAGAGACATTCTCCGTTACGATAGACTCTTTAGCACCATTCATCTTTTACCCTTCTTTCCCTATTCTTCCGATCGCGGCTTTTCGATTACAGATTTTACTGCCGTTAATCTGAGTTTGGGGTCTTGGGAGGACATCGAGGAGATTGGCGAACAGTATCAATTGATGTTTGACGGGGTTTTCAACCATGTCTCATCCCAGGGTCAAGCCTTTCAAGAGATGCTTGGCGGCAATCGAGCCTATAAAGATTGGGCAATTGTCTATCATTCTCCTGACGAACTGACTCCCGAACAGCGTCGGCAGATCGTCCGCCCTCGCACCTCCGATGTCTTGACTCGCTATCAGTCTATCGATGGTCCTATTTGGGTTTGGACGACTTTCTCTGCCGATCAAATCGATCTCAATTACAAAAATCCCAAAGTTCTCATGGGGACGATCGAAACCTTACTACTGTACGTTCGTCATGGGGCAGATATTATTCGCTTAGATGCTGCGACTTATTTATGGAAAGAACCGGGAACGACTTGCGTTAACTTGCCCCAAACCCACGAACTCGTCAAGCTTTTTCGAGATGTCTTAAATGTCGTTGCACCTGGCGTTGCCCTGATTACGGAAACCAATGTGCCCCATCAAGACAATATCTCTTACTTTGGAGATGGTTCGGACGAAGCTCAGATGGTCTATAACTTTACCTTGCCGCCGCTCGTTCTTTATACCTTTTATAAGGAAGATACCACGGTTCTTTCCGAGTGGGCAAAGGATCTAGAGTATCCTTCAGCGACGACAACGTTTTTTAATATTCTCGACACCCACGACGGGATTGGCTTGATGGGGGTGAAAAATATTCTACCTCAGGCAGAGATTGACTTCATTATCCAGAAAGCTAGGGAGCATGGGGCATTTGTCTCTTATAGAACGGGAGCCGATGGTAAGAGAAAACCTTACGAAATCAACACGACTTGGTTTAGCGCCCTCAACCTAGATAATAGCCGCGAAGACATGGCTTTTCAGGTGAAACGGTTTGTCGCTTCTAGGAGCATTGCTTTGGTGCTGCGAGGAGTGCCAGGAATTTATTTTCACGGGCTAATTGGCACGCGCAATGATGTTGAAACGGTTCGGAAAACGAAATTTAAGCGAGACATCAACCGTCAAGTCCTTCAGGAAGAAGACCTCATCATCGCCCTTAAAGACCCACACTCAAAGCTTTCTTTGCTCGCAGGCGAGTTGGGCAAACTTCTAGAAGTTCGAGTAAAACAAAGTGC
It includes:
- a CDS encoding sugar phosphorylase, which produces MKKETSRKIDASSKLQKPWLGALIPHNSKPDFTRPLLEISAQEQQRILARLSFLYGETEAKRWMPELERILKVYYAYKHQEAIAAEREFDRSNRFTERDLILITYGDLLRSNSRSPLVTLERFIRDILRYDRLFSTIHLLPFFPYSSDRGFSITDFTAVNLSLGSWEDIEEIGEQYQLMFDGVFNHVSSQGQAFQEMLGGNRAYKDWAIVYHSPDELTPEQRRQIVRPRTSDVLTRYQSIDGPIWVWTTFSADQIDLNYKNPKVLMGTIETLLLYVRHGADIIRLDAATYLWKEPGTTCVNLPQTHELVKLFRDVLNVVAPGVALITETNVPHQDNISYFGDGSDEAQMVYNFTLPPLVLYTFYKEDTTVLSEWAKDLEYPSATTTFFNILDTHDGIGLMGVKNILPQAEIDFIIQKAREHGAFVSYRTGADGKRKPYEINTTWFSALNLDNSREDMAFQVKRFVASRSIALVLRGVPGIYFHGLIGTRNDVETVRKTKFKRDINRQVLQEEDLIIALKDPHSKLSLLAGELGKLLEVRVKQSAFHPNGKQQIFRLSPDVFIVWRTSPNGDEHILTLTNVTHKICQIEIPLSELEVKECHWYDLVGRRGWMAQGQNLEVILQPYDVVWLIPFTEIERSIESEGG